In Hyphomicrobium denitrificans 1NES1, one DNA window encodes the following:
- a CDS encoding FKBP-type peptidyl-prolyl cis-trans isomerase, producing the protein MPRLPTAIIIAAAIAVSGAVLANKPALAQTQGSTMTTTSSGLQFEDTVIGTGAAPQTGQTCVMHYTGWLYQDGKKGAKFDSSVDRGKPFEFPLGMGRVIKGWDEGIASMKIGGKRTLIIPPALGYGARGAGSVIPPNATLMFDVELLGVK; encoded by the coding sequence ATGCCTCGCTTGCCAACAGCAATTATCATTGCTGCAGCTATCGCAGTAAGCGGGGCTGTCCTCGCAAACAAACCCGCACTCGCACAAACGCAAGGATCGACCATGACCACCACATCGTCCGGCCTCCAATTCGAAGACACCGTCATCGGCACCGGCGCGGCACCTCAAACCGGGCAGACGTGCGTGATGCACTACACCGGCTGGCTTTATCAGGACGGCAAGAAGGGCGCGAAGTTCGACTCGTCGGTCGATCGCGGCAAACCATTTGAATTTCCGCTCGGCATGGGGCGCGTCATCAAGGGCTGGGACGAAGGCATCGCGTCGATGAAGATCGGCGGCAAGCGCACGCTGATCATTCCGCCCGCATTGGGATACGGCGCACGCGGCGCCGGTAGCGTCATCCCGCCAAACGCGACGCTGATGTTCGACGTCGAGCTGCTCGGCGTGAAATAG